One stretch of Fibrobacter sp. UBA4297 DNA includes these proteins:
- the rplP gene encoding 50S ribosomal protein L16 yields the protein MLSPKRTLHRKQMKGRMKGVASRGNYIAFGEFGIQALEKCWLTARQIEAARIAMTRKIKRGGRVWIRVFPDKPVTRHPAEARMGKGKGAVEFWAAVILPGRILFEMGGVERELAMEALHVAIQKLPLKCKIIEESEI from the coding sequence ATGCTGAGTCCGAAAAGAACATTGCATCGTAAGCAAATGAAAGGGCGCATGAAGGGCGTCGCCTCTCGTGGCAACTATATCGCCTTTGGCGAATTCGGTATCCAGGCTCTTGAAAAGTGCTGGCTCACCGCTCGCCAGATCGAAGCTGCTCGTATCGCCATGACTCGTAAGATCAAGCGTGGTGGTCGCGTGTGGATTCGCGTCTTCCCCGATAAGCCGGTTACCCGTCACCCTGCAGAAGCCCGTATGGGTAAGGGTAAGGGCGCAGTCGAATTCTGGGCAGCCGTAATCCTCCCGGGTCGCATCCTTTTTGAAATGGGTGGTGTTGAACGTGAACTTGCCATGGAAGCTCTCCATGTTGCAATTCAGAAGCTCCCCCTTAAGTGCAAAATCATCGAAGAATCGGAGATCTAA
- the rpsC gene encoding 30S ribosomal protein S3, translated as MGHKTHPNGLRLGVIRGWESKWYAEDKFADLLYEDIVLRRYLMKRFEHASLSKVGIERTVKKVNVNLYTARPGIVIGKKGEELERLKGELQFLTGKEIYIAVHEIKRPETDAKLVAENIARQLEKRISFRRAMKRAIQSAMRMGVEGIKVQCGGRLGGAEIARVEKYAEGRVPLHTLRADIDYATAIAKTVYGAIGIKVWIMHGEKIGKDVMNDNKREK; from the coding sequence ATGGGTCACAAAACTCATCCTAATGGTCTTCGTCTTGGCGTTATCCGCGGTTGGGAATCCAAGTGGTATGCCGAAGACAAGTTTGCCGATCTTCTCTATGAAGATATCGTGCTCCGTCGCTACTTGATGAAGCGTTTCGAACATGCCTCCCTCTCCAAGGTCGGCATCGAACGTACCGTCAAGAAGGTGAACGTTAACCTCTATACCGCTCGCCCGGGTATCGTTATCGGTAAAAAGGGCGAAGAATTGGAACGTTTGAAGGGCGAACTCCAGTTCCTCACCGGTAAAGAAATCTATATTGCAGTCCACGAAATCAAGCGTCCGGAAACTGATGCAAAGCTCGTGGCTGAAAACATTGCTCGCCAGCTCGAAAAGCGTATTTCTTTCCGCCGTGCCATGAAGCGTGCTATCCAGTCCGCTATGCGCATGGGTGTGGAAGGTATCAAGGTGCAGTGCGGTGGCCGCCTCGGTGGTGCCGAAATTGCCCGCGTTGAAAAGTATGCCGAAGGCCGCGTGCCTCTGCACACTCTTCGTGCTGACATCGACTACGCAACTGCCATCGCTAAGACCGTTTATGGTGCCATCGGTATCAAGGTGTGGATCATGCACGGCGAAAAGATCGGTAAGGACGTCATGAACGACAACAAGAGAGAGAAGTAA